One genomic window of Amphiura filiformis chromosome 3, Afil_fr2py, whole genome shotgun sequence includes the following:
- the LOC140148778 gene encoding arylsulfatase J-like isoform X2: MKNYYSMLCVTLMTLVAVFDTCGAAKPHIIFIIADDLGWNDVSFHGSDQIPTPNIDKLANDGVSLFNYYVSPICTPTRSAVMTGRHPIHTGMQHQTVGGPTPYGLPLNETTIAQRLKTLGYMTHMVGKWHLGYFAEEYTPTRRGFDTHIGYYLGSGDYFDHTSKEKGYWGYDFWQNGEIYKPVFGQYSTELYTTAAMEVLQQHDPSKPLFLYVAYQAVHSANPDQPLQAPYKYIKRFSTIKNTKRRTFAAMVSAMDDSIGYIAQTLKDTGLYNNSVIFFTTDNGGPSAGFDYNYANNWPLRGRKNTMWEGGVRGTGFVNSPLLEKPGRISEDMLHVCDWFPTMYKLAGGNVGELTNLDGYDVWDTLSKGVASPRTEILHNIDPIFNFSALRSGDYKIVIGRNNAGSGWYFPEGVDKDESVSVRKFGREREMVYCPPKPVNASTNCNSTIAPCLFNIRNDPCEFYNIAPWNQDLVKELQARVQAWNATAVTPANQPIDPKADPKLHGGYWVPWVNLTQSKAIV; encoded by the exons GGTTGGAATGATGTGAGTTTTCATGGTTCAGACCAGATCCCAACACCAAATATAGACAAGCTAGCCAACGACGGTGTTAGTCTCTTCAACTATTATGTGTCACCGATATGTACACCTACACGGAGTGCCGTCATGACTGGCAGACACCCAATACATACAG GTATGCAACATCAGACCGTTGGTGGTCCTACTCCATATGGCCTTCCACTGAATGAAACTACAATAGCTCAAAGACTTAAAACACTAGGCTATATGACTCATATGGTTGGAAAA TGGCACTTAGGATACTTTGCTGAGGAATACACACCCACAAGACGAGGATTTGATACCCATATTGGATACTACCTAGGCAGCGGAGACTATTTTGATCACACATCGAAAGAG AAAGGTTACTGGGGCTATGACTTTTGGCAGAATGGTGAAATCTACAAGCCAGTGTTTGGTCAGTATTCCACAGAGCTCTACACAACAGCTGCCATGGAAGTACTACAACAGCATGATCCATCAAAA CCACTCTTCCTATATGTTGCCTACCAAGCAGTACATAGTGCCAACCCTGATCAGCCTCTTCAAGCTCCATACAAGTATATAAAGAGATTCTCTACCATCAAGAATACAAAAAGACGTACATTTGCAG CAATGGTATCAGCAATGGATGATTCCATAGGATATATAGCACAGACATTAAAAGACACAGGCCTATACAATAACTCGGTGATATTCTTTACCACCGATAATGGTGGACCTTCGGCTGGTTTTGACTACAATTATGCTAACAACTGGCCCTTACGAGGCAGGAAGAACACCATGTGGGAAGGTGGTGTCCGTGGGACTGGTTTTGTGAATAGTCCTCTGCTGGAGAAACCTGGGCGCATATCAGAGGACATGTTGCATGTGTGTGACTGGTTTCCAACTATGTATAAGCTGGCTGGAGGAAACGTTGGCGAACTAACAAACTTAGATGGATATGATGTGTGGGATACCTTATCAAA AGGAGTCGCATCACCCAGGACAGAGATTCTACATAACATAGATCCAATATTCAACTTCTCAGCATTACGCAGTGGTGACTACAAGATAGTGATTGGTAGAAATAATGCTGGCAGTGGATGGTACTTTCCTGAGGGTGTTGACAAAG ATGAATCTGTATCTGTAAGAAAATTTGGAAGGGAAAGAGAGATGGTGTATTGCCCACCTAAACCAGTGAATGCATCTACCAACTGTAACTCTACAATAGCGCCATGTTTGTTTAACATCAGGAATGATCCGTGTGAATTCTACAATATAGCACCATGGAATCAAG ATCTTGTCAAGGAACTGCAAGCCCGAGTCCAAGCTTGGAATGCTACAGCAGTGACCCCAGCTAACCAACCAATTGATCCGAAAGCTGATCCTAAACTTCATGGAGGTTATTGGGTACCATGGGTTAATTTAACACAGAGTAAAGCAATTGTATAG
- the LOC140148778 gene encoding arylsulfatase J-like isoform X1 → MKNYYSMLCVTLMTLVAVFDTCGAAKPHIIFIIADDLGWNDVSFHGSDQIPTPNIDKLANDGVSLFNYYVSPICTPTRSAVMTGRHPIHTGMQHQTVGGPTPYGLPLNETTIAQRLKTLGYMTHMVGKWHLGYFAEEYTPTRRGFDTHIGYYLGSGDYFDHTSKEQKGYWGYDFWQNGEIYKPVFGQYSTELYTTAAMEVLQQHDPSKPLFLYVAYQAVHSANPDQPLQAPYKYIKRFSTIKNTKRRTFAAMVSAMDDSIGYIAQTLKDTGLYNNSVIFFTTDNGGPSAGFDYNYANNWPLRGRKNTMWEGGVRGTGFVNSPLLEKPGRISEDMLHVCDWFPTMYKLAGGNVGELTNLDGYDVWDTLSKGVASPRTEILHNIDPIFNFSALRSGDYKIVIGRNNAGSGWYFPEGVDKDESVSVRKFGREREMVYCPPKPVNASTNCNSTIAPCLFNIRNDPCEFYNIAPWNQDLVKELQARVQAWNATAVTPANQPIDPKADPKLHGGYWVPWVNLTQSKAIV, encoded by the exons GGTTGGAATGATGTGAGTTTTCATGGTTCAGACCAGATCCCAACACCAAATATAGACAAGCTAGCCAACGACGGTGTTAGTCTCTTCAACTATTATGTGTCACCGATATGTACACCTACACGGAGTGCCGTCATGACTGGCAGACACCCAATACATACAG GTATGCAACATCAGACCGTTGGTGGTCCTACTCCATATGGCCTTCCACTGAATGAAACTACAATAGCTCAAAGACTTAAAACACTAGGCTATATGACTCATATGGTTGGAAAA TGGCACTTAGGATACTTTGCTGAGGAATACACACCCACAAGACGAGGATTTGATACCCATATTGGATACTACCTAGGCAGCGGAGACTATTTTGATCACACATCGAAAGAG cAGAAAGGTTACTGGGGCTATGACTTTTGGCAGAATGGTGAAATCTACAAGCCAGTGTTTGGTCAGTATTCCACAGAGCTCTACACAACAGCTGCCATGGAAGTACTACAACAGCATGATCCATCAAAA CCACTCTTCCTATATGTTGCCTACCAAGCAGTACATAGTGCCAACCCTGATCAGCCTCTTCAAGCTCCATACAAGTATATAAAGAGATTCTCTACCATCAAGAATACAAAAAGACGTACATTTGCAG CAATGGTATCAGCAATGGATGATTCCATAGGATATATAGCACAGACATTAAAAGACACAGGCCTATACAATAACTCGGTGATATTCTTTACCACCGATAATGGTGGACCTTCGGCTGGTTTTGACTACAATTATGCTAACAACTGGCCCTTACGAGGCAGGAAGAACACCATGTGGGAAGGTGGTGTCCGTGGGACTGGTTTTGTGAATAGTCCTCTGCTGGAGAAACCTGGGCGCATATCAGAGGACATGTTGCATGTGTGTGACTGGTTTCCAACTATGTATAAGCTGGCTGGAGGAAACGTTGGCGAACTAACAAACTTAGATGGATATGATGTGTGGGATACCTTATCAAA AGGAGTCGCATCACCCAGGACAGAGATTCTACATAACATAGATCCAATATTCAACTTCTCAGCATTACGCAGTGGTGACTACAAGATAGTGATTGGTAGAAATAATGCTGGCAGTGGATGGTACTTTCCTGAGGGTGTTGACAAAG ATGAATCTGTATCTGTAAGAAAATTTGGAAGGGAAAGAGAGATGGTGTATTGCCCACCTAAACCAGTGAATGCATCTACCAACTGTAACTCTACAATAGCGCCATGTTTGTTTAACATCAGGAATGATCCGTGTGAATTCTACAATATAGCACCATGGAATCAAG ATCTTGTCAAGGAACTGCAAGCCCGAGTCCAAGCTTGGAATGCTACAGCAGTGACCCCAGCTAACCAACCAATTGATCCGAAAGCTGATCCTAAACTTCATGGAGGTTATTGGGTACCATGGGTTAATTTAACACAGAGTAAAGCAATTGTATAG